GAATTGCGTGATTCTGAATCAATAATTTACAAATCTCAAATTATTAAACTTTGGTTTTTAGGATTCGAAAAACCCGTCGATGCCGAAGTTATTTCCATAGACAAGACAGAAAATTCGAAGGTTGAATTGCAGTGTTTAATTAGAGAAATACCCGGAGATATTTCATTATGGATTTCAAAACAATTAATTTTCGTTTGCGAACTGAGTCCACTGGATATCAGAAAGCTTGGGTTCAACATAAGCAAAGTAAGCAATGGGTTCAGATTCAGATTTGTAAAGACACAAAATGAGTACGAGGAGGTACTTAAGTTAAGGTTTAAAGCATATTTATACGCAGGCAAGGTGGATGCTTCTAAGTCTTATATCGACATGGTGGCGCCACTAGATGATAAAAGTAGAATCTTAGTCTGTTATCACGGCACAAGAGTTGTCGCATCCGTATCAATATCTTTTCCTTCCAGTGAACAAGACATACTGGATACGGAGCGAGCATTTCCCAATGGTTACCCTTCGCCCATTCCTAGCAAAAAAACAGTAGTTGAAATTGCACGACTCTGTACTGATCCAGAGTACAGACGAACAGACTTACTAAATAGAGTTTTTGAGTATACCTACAAAGCGACGATATGTGGGGACCGAGAATACATAATTACATCGACAGATAAAAAATTATGGGCATTATATAAAAAGCTAGGCTTCAAAAAGACTGGGATGAAATACCTTCACCCTTACCTTTCTGGAATTGAGCATGACATAATTATAGGACGGCGAGGTCAACCGGATTTCGCAGAACATATCTCACCATTGGCATGGAATTACTTATGGCGAGACATGAATGACTTTATGACAAAACGCGGCTTTATAACGTTGTCACTCCTGCAGCGTGTAAGAATAAATATCTACAAGTTCATCGGCAAACTTCTCAGAATTCAAATGGATAGGGAATATTAAATACTGAAGTTTTTTTCTCCATTTTCAAAAGCCGCCTCAAGTAACCGATTATGAAGAATCATCACATCATAAAGACAATCTTTGAATATTTTTAGTTCAGCGTCCGTATCTATTATCGTATCCATATACGTTTTCATCAATTTTAGATGGCCGGCATCCACGGTCGAATGCTCTTCCAAAAAAGTAAGCGCAGCAGAGGGCACTCCTTTTGTTTTTAGCATAGACATAATTGCTGGCCCATTCTGCATTGGGGTGAACTCGAGATGAAACAGGTACGCTAAATAACTTGCAGCCCCAAAACGTTGAATATTATAAACAGCGTTCGCGAAAAACGCCGATGTTTCTGGTAGAGGTCGACTATTTATAATATTATTTTGATCCACACCCAGAGTCTGAAGATCTGAAAGAGCTAAAGAATCGTGCCCGATCTCGGACATGGCATGCTGGAAGAACTTCTTAATTGTTTCTCGAGGCCGCCCCTTCACATACAGTGAGCAGTATCCCTGAAGTTGTGGATTCAAACCGGCATTATGGTAGGTTTCGATTAAAAATCCTTTATAGTGCGGAAGCCCCAAATCACCAGATGATAAACGCTTGGACCAAGGTCTAGTGCTCAAGCTTAGCGTTACGTCTTTCCAGATATTACCTGCTTGATCAAAAGTAGACATCGTACCTCCGAATATTTAATTAGAATGAACCAATAATTGATTCCATTCAATTGCTCAGAGGAGCCCTGGACGTAAGTCATCGGTTAAGAATTATACCAATGATGACGAAAGGTTATAAGGTGAACCATGAGCTTAGATTACAATCTAACTAAACAACATTTTAACGTTAAAATATACAAGTCGTATTTACAGTATATTGAAAAGCGATATCCAGAAATAAACTTATCGAATGTCTGTGAAAAAGCAGGCGTTCCTATAGATTATTTACTTAAATCTGATGGCTGGGTATCTATTGAATTTAACAACAGATTCATGACCGAACTCAAATCACACATTCAGGACCCAAATTTCGAACAGCGTGTGGGGGAATCTTCATTTTCAAAAGAA
Above is a genomic segment from Bdellovibrionales bacterium containing:
- a CDS encoding GNAT family N-acetyltransferase, coding for MQTAKKLKPLMPDIQNREIKRLEIRRGDGLEANAKINENSSYKVSIFDLNPFGACISINPEMAASLTKDEKIEITILLPDKLSITYLAIIKWIRTEKNSIKAGLEFIEQFEPYPSSIPIAEESYFFKVPEDFQITAFYYKHYMFLERGTAKITGISEKMWKVELRDSESIIYKSQIIKLWFLGFEKPVDAEVISIDKTENSKVELQCLIREIPGDISLWISKQLIFVCELSPLDIRKLGFNISKVSNGFRFRFVKTQNEYEEVLKLRFKAYLYAGKVDASKSYIDMVAPLDDKSRILVCYHGTRVVASVSISFPSSEQDILDTERAFPNGYPSPIPSKKTVVEIARLCTDPEYRRTDLLNRVFEYTYKATICGDREYIITSTDKKLWALYKKLGFKKTGMKYLHPYLSGIEHDIIIGRRGQPDFAEHISPLAWNYLWRDMNDFMTKRGFITLSLLQRVRINIYKFIGKLLRIQMDREY
- a CDS encoding iron-containing redox enzyme family protein gives rise to the protein MSTFDQAGNIWKDVTLSLSTRPWSKRLSSGDLGLPHYKGFLIETYHNAGLNPQLQGYCSLYVKGRPRETIKKFFQHAMSEIGHDSLALSDLQTLGVDQNNIINSRPLPETSAFFANAVYNIQRFGAASYLAYLFHLEFTPMQNGPAIMSMLKTKGVPSAALTFLEEHSTVDAGHLKLMKTYMDTIIDTDAELKIFKDCLYDVMILHNRLLEAAFENGEKNFSI